In Ammospiza nelsoni isolate bAmmNel1 chromosome 22, bAmmNel1.pri, whole genome shotgun sequence, a single window of DNA contains:
- the TMEM88B gene encoding transmembrane protein 88B → MPGQEPGDFGAEIPSEKSRMIPGLPPYDMDEQLLPRQPRSPCCCLAWTLLIGTMNCLVFLLNLLLMFVIFTVVLLPTIVVVYFGFQCHSQVLHSSARYCKSLLDDNSSSALIILGFVIMSPLLVVAMAIYCSLARRLQLLVCFQPYSLALYKGGRCCWAGGCSRQLKAWV, encoded by the exons ATGCCCGGCCAGGAGCCTGGGGACTTTGGAGCAGAAATCCCGTCAGAAAAATCCCGAATGATCCCTGGGCTCCCCCCGTACGACATGGacgagcagctcctgcccaggcagccccgcagcccctgctgctgcctggcctgGACCCTGCTGATAGGAACCATGAACTGCCTGGTTTTCCTCCTGAATTTGCTCCTGATGTTTGTGATCTTCACCGTCGTGCTCCTTCCTACCATCGTGGTGGTTTACTTTGGCTTCCAGTGCCACTCCCAG GTGCTGCACTCCTCCGCCCGCTACTGCAAGAGCCTCCTGGACGACAACAGCTCCTCTGCCCTCATCATCCTGGGCTTTGTCATCATGTCCCCGCTGCTGGTGGTGGCCATGGCCATCTACTGCAGCCTGGCCCGGcgcctgcagctgctggtgtgctTCCAGCCCTACAGCCTGGCCCTCTACAAGGGgggccgctgctgctgggccggGGGCTGCAGCCGCCAACTCAAGGCCTGGGTGTGA